A genome region from Armatimonadota bacterium includes the following:
- a CDS encoding RibD family protein, with protein sequence MIAPTGPGRPFALLFERDQEGDLPLPEPFRAIYGGDWRLPRGERRPYTFVNFATSHDGRISFNVPGHRGAADVSERNPHDRWLMGLLRARADAVMVGDGTLRASPSHVWTAEHIFPADAAAFAALRRAEGRERVPLLVILSQTGELPGRARVFRTGQRVLVATTTRGVKAARAVARRGGVEVLAFGTATVQVRRLLAMLVRRFAVRTLLCEGGARTYGTLLRAGCVDDEFLTICPLIIGDGSRRRPRPSLVEGAGFLPGVAPHLSLHSVRRAGDYLFLRSRVARAGRRRAAGEGGA encoded by the coding sequence GTGATCGCGCCCACGGGCCCCGGTCGGCCCTTTGCCCTGCTCTTCGAGCGGGACCAGGAAGGCGATCTCCCCCTGCCGGAGCCCTTTCGGGCCATCTATGGTGGAGACTGGCGGCTGCCCCGTGGGGAGCGCCGTCCCTACACCTTCGTCAACTTCGCCACCTCGCACGACGGGCGGATCTCCTTCAACGTGCCGGGGCACAGGGGGGCGGCCGACGTCAGCGAGCGCAACCCGCACGACCGCTGGCTCATGGGCCTCCTGCGGGCGCGGGCGGACGCGGTGATGGTCGGGGACGGCACCCTGCGGGCCTCCCCCTCCCACGTGTGGACCGCGGAACACATCTTTCCTGCCGACGCGGCCGCCTTCGCCGCCCTCCGACGCGCCGAGGGGCGGGAGCGGGTCCCTCTGCTGGTCATCCTCTCCCAGACGGGTGAGCTGCCCGGCCGGGCCCGGGTGTTCCGCACGGGGCAGCGCGTCCTCGTGGCCACCACCACCAGGGGGGTGAAGGCTGCCCGCGCCGTAGCCAGGCGAGGGGGGGTGGAGGTCTTGGCATTCGGGACGGCCACCGTGCAGGTCCGCCGGCTGCTGGCCATGCTGGTCCGGCGGTTCGCCGTGCGCACGCTGTTGTGCGAGGGGGGCGCGCGGACCTACGGCACCCTGCTGCGGGCCGGCTGCGTCGACGACGAGTTCCTGACGATCTGTCCTCTCATCATCGGCGATGGGTCCCGCCGCCGTCCCCGTCCGAGCCTGGTGGAGGGCGCCGGCTTCCTGCCGGGTGTGGCGCCCCACCTCTCCCTCCACAGCGTCCGGCGCGCCGGCGACTACCTCTTCCTCCGCTCCCGGGTCGCCAGGGCGGGGCGGCGGCGGGCAGCGGGCGAGGGCGGAGCATGA
- a CDS encoding lipoyl domain-containing protein yields MVETVRMPKWGLTMAEGRIVEWMVDEDEPVTEGDVLCIVETEKTNVELPAPCAGVVARILVREGHTVTVGTPIAVIASTPEEAMRVRSGER; encoded by the coding sequence ATGGTCGAGACGGTGCGCATGCCGAAGTGGGGGCTGACCATGGCGGAGGGGCGCATCGTCGAGTGGATGGTGGACGAGGACGAGCCCGTGACCGAAGGCGACGTCCTCTGCATTGTGGAAACCGAGAAGACGAATGTGGAGCTGCCCGCGCCCTGTGCCGGCGTGGTGGCCCGCATCCTGGTCCGCGAAGGCCACACGGTGACGGTGGGGACGCCCATCGCCGTCATCGCCTCGACCCCGGAAGAGGCAATGCGGGTGCGGAGCGGGGAGCGGTGA
- a CDS encoding alpha-ketoacid dehydrogenase subunit beta has product MTPRRPEPQAADRQLSYAAAIREALEEELARDPALLLLGEDIGEPGGVFGVTQGLWQRFGPHRVLDTPISEAAIVGTALGAALAGIPVVVEIMFGDFATLAMDQIVNQAAKLRYMTGGQVNVPLVIRMVTGTAGATAAQHSQSLEAWFTHTPGLKVVTAATPYDAKGLLKAAIRDPDPVLFFEHKLLYTSRGAVPASDYTVSLGSGRVVREGTDVTVLAYLAMVPRALAAAEAVAAEGISVEVWDPRSLVPFDRAGLRRSLARTGRLVIVHEAPRRAGFGAEVAALVAEECFDLLRAPIVRVAGLNAPVPYAPELEDAVLPGEARIVQGIRAVMAAGRP; this is encoded by the coding sequence ATGACCCCCCGCCGGCCTGAGCCGCAGGCGGCCGACCGTCAGCTCAGCTACGCCGCGGCCATCCGGGAGGCGCTGGAGGAGGAGCTGGCGCGCGACCCGGCGCTCCTCCTCCTGGGCGAGGACATCGGCGAGCCCGGCGGCGTCTTCGGGGTCACCCAGGGGTTGTGGCAGCGCTTTGGTCCCCACCGCGTCCTCGACACGCCGATCTCCGAGGCGGCGATCGTCGGCACGGCCCTGGGGGCGGCGCTGGCCGGCATCCCCGTCGTGGTGGAGATCATGTTCGGCGACTTTGCCACCCTGGCCATGGACCAGATCGTCAACCAGGCGGCCAAGCTGCGCTACATGACGGGCGGGCAGGTGAACGTCCCCCTGGTCATCCGCATGGTCACGGGAACGGCCGGCGCGACGGCCGCCCAGCACTCGCAGAGCCTGGAGGCGTGGTTCACCCACACGCCCGGCTTGAAGGTGGTCACCGCCGCGACCCCGTACGACGCCAAAGGGCTGCTCAAGGCCGCCATCCGGGACCCGGACCCGGTCCTCTTCTTCGAGCACAAACTGCTCTACACGAGCCGGGGCGCCGTGCCGGCGTCAGACTACACCGTGTCCCTGGGCAGCGGGCGGGTGGTGCGGGAGGGAACGGACGTCACCGTGCTGGCTTACCTGGCCATGGTCCCCCGCGCCCTGGCCGCCGCCGAGGCGGTGGCGGCCGAGGGCATCTCCGTCGAGGTGTGGGACCCGCGCTCGCTGGTACCCTTCGACCGCGCCGGCCTCCGTCGCTCCCTGGCCCGCACGGGACGCCTGGTCATCGTCCACGAGGCGCCCCGGCGTGCCGGCTTTGGGGCGGAGGTGGCCGCCCTGGTGGCGGAGGAGTGCTTCGACCTCCTGCGCGCGCCCATCGTCCGGGTCGCCGGGCTCAACGCGCCCGTCCCCTATGCGCCGGAACTCGAAGACGCCGTCCTCCCCGGCGAGGCGCGCATCGTCCAAGGGATCCGGGCGGTCATGGCGGCCGGGCGGCCGTAG
- a CDS encoding thiamine pyrophosphate-dependent dehydrogenase E1 component subunit alpha has protein sequence MVYTPDFLRRLYADMLLIRRFEERAAQLRLAGHIPGFLHPSIGQEAVAVGACAALEPQDYITSTHRGHGHILARGADPGRMYAELFARREGYNRGKGGSLHIASAALGIMGANGIVGGGIPIAVGLALALTVRARLAGTGAPTAGVAVAFFGDGASNQGVFHESLNLAALWRLPVVFICENNLYGEFTPQHRHQPIRDIAGRAVAYAMPGVVADGNDVLDVFRVVGKAVTDARQGRGPTLVECKTYRLRGHYEGDMGHYRPPDEVAAWQARDPVVTFRERLLAEAGFTTADLEEVERAVEARLEAGVRFALQAPRPAADEALEDVYVETHDGSALA, from the coding sequence ATGGTTTACACCCCCGACTTCCTCCGACGGCTGTACGCGGACATGCTGCTCATCCGCCGGTTCGAGGAGCGGGCGGCCCAACTGCGCCTGGCCGGCCACATCCCTGGCTTCCTCCACCCCTCCATCGGACAGGAGGCGGTGGCGGTGGGCGCCTGCGCCGCCCTCGAGCCCCAGGACTACATCACCAGCACCCACCGGGGGCACGGCCACATCCTGGCGCGCGGCGCCGATCCCGGACGCATGTACGCGGAGCTCTTTGCCCGCCGCGAAGGCTACAACCGGGGGAAGGGCGGGTCCCTGCACATCGCCAGCGCGGCCTTGGGCATCATGGGCGCCAACGGCATCGTGGGCGGCGGCATCCCCATCGCGGTGGGCCTGGCGCTCGCCCTGACGGTGCGCGCCCGTCTGGCCGGGACCGGGGCCCCCACAGCCGGCGTGGCCGTGGCTTTCTTCGGCGACGGGGCCTCCAACCAAGGGGTGTTTCACGAGTCGTTGAACCTGGCCGCCCTGTGGCGGTTGCCGGTCGTCTTCATCTGCGAGAACAACCTCTACGGCGAGTTCACCCCCCAGCACAGGCACCAGCCGATCCGGGACATCGCCGGGCGGGCGGTGGCCTACGCCATGCCGGGGGTGGTCGCCGACGGCAACGACGTCCTCGATGTCTTCCGTGTCGTGGGCAAGGCCGTGACCGACGCGCGCCAGGGGCGGGGGCCGACGCTGGTCGAGTGCAAGACCTACCGCCTGCGCGGGCACTACGAAGGCGACATGGGACACTACCGTCCGCCGGACGAGGTGGCCGCCTGGCAGGCCCGGGATCCCGTGGTCACCTTCCGGGAGCGCTTGCTGGCCGAGGCGGGGTTCACCACGGCCGACCTGGAGGAGGTCGAGCGCGCGGTGGAGGCGCGGCTGGAGGCCGGCGTCCGCTTCGCGTTGCAGGCGCCGCGCCCCGCGGCCGACGAAGCCCTGGAGGACGTCTACGTCGAGACCCACGACGGGAGCGCACTCGCATGA
- a CDS encoding TIM barrel protein codes for MSRPPGSVVGTSASIEFLFAELPLVDRVAAAAQAGFQGVEFWDWRTKEMDRLADAAAHAGVVITGFFGNRRYSLIDRTQHAPNLDGLAESLACARRVGCPAVHAFVQEIRQDGTVVPPTRPLAEAEAFENAVEGLRQAAALAQAHGVVLLLEAINPVSVPGYFLDTAEKCLRLVEAVDHPSLAMTYDYFHQQQAGGNLMATLERCHHRVAAVHVADVPGRHEPGTGEINFVNLNRHLHQLGFDGTLVFEVKPRGTSGEAVRAIHAIFADRFPRREGG; via the coding sequence ATGAGCCGCCCGCCCGGGTCCGTGGTCGGCACGTCGGCGTCCATCGAGTTCCTGTTCGCGGAGCTCCCGCTGGTGGACCGGGTGGCGGCGGCGGCCCAGGCGGGGTTCCAGGGCGTGGAGTTCTGGGACTGGCGCACCAAGGAGATGGACCGGCTGGCGGACGCCGCGGCGCACGCCGGCGTGGTCATTACCGGTTTCTTCGGCAACCGCCGCTACTCCCTCATTGACCGCACCCAGCACGCCCCGAACCTGGACGGCCTGGCCGAGTCCCTGGCCTGCGCCCGGCGTGTCGGGTGTCCGGCCGTCCACGCCTTCGTCCAGGAGATCCGCCAGGACGGGACGGTGGTGCCCCCGACCCGGCCGCTCGCCGAGGCGGAGGCCTTCGAGAACGCGGTGGAGGGGTTGAGGCAGGCCGCCGCGCTGGCCCAGGCCCACGGGGTCGTGCTGTTGCTGGAGGCCATCAACCCCGTCTCGGTCCCCGGGTACTTCCTGGACACGGCGGAGAAATGCCTGCGCCTCGTGGAGGCCGTCGACCACCCCTCCCTGGCGATGACCTACGACTACTTCCACCAGCAGCAGGCGGGAGGCAACCTCATGGCGACGCTGGAGCGGTGTCACCACCGGGTGGCCGCCGTGCACGTGGCCGACGTCCCCGGACGTCACGAGCCGGGGACCGGGGAGATCAACTTTGTGAACCTCAACCGGCATCTCCACCAGCTGGGCTTCGACGGGACCCTGGTGTTCGAGGTGAAACCGCGGGGCACGTCCGGGGAGGCTGTGCGGGCCATCCACGCGATCTTTGCCGACCGGTTTCCCCGCCGGGAGGGCGGGTGA
- a CDS encoding carbohydrate ABC transporter permease, with product MRVNRPLAFTVVLAAAALQVFPLLWMVTTAFKTEREVFGSLSLWPTAPTLENFRYVWTRVPMLRYVVNSLAVAAVVVAGQLLSSILAAYAFARLRPPGREAIFLLTVGTMLVPFQITMIPNFLLVSRLGWIDTIPGLAVPHLASAFGIFLLRQHFLAFPASLEEAAALEGASRWQILWRVVVPVNRGALGALAILFFIQNWNEYFWPLLVARDRATTLPLGLARFVSAEGGTLFGPLMAAATMATVPAMALFLAAQREIVGTYTMSGLKG from the coding sequence ATGAGGGTTAACCGCCCCCTGGCCTTCACCGTGGTGCTGGCCGCGGCGGCGCTGCAGGTGTTTCCCCTCCTGTGGATGGTGACCACGGCGTTCAAGACCGAGCGGGAGGTCTTCGGTTCGTTGAGCCTGTGGCCGACCGCCCCCACCCTGGAGAACTTCCGCTACGTCTGGACCCGGGTGCCCATGCTGCGCTACGTCGTCAACAGCCTAGCGGTGGCGGCCGTGGTGGTGGCGGGGCAGCTGCTCTCCAGCATCCTGGCGGCCTACGCCTTCGCCCGCCTCCGCCCGCCCGGGCGGGAGGCGATCTTCCTGCTGACCGTGGGCACCATGCTGGTGCCGTTTCAGATCACGATGATCCCCAACTTCCTGCTGGTTTCCCGCCTGGGCTGGATCGACACCATCCCGGGGCTGGCGGTGCCCCACCTGGCCAGCGCCTTTGGCATCTTCCTCCTGCGCCAGCACTTCCTGGCCTTCCCCGCCTCCCTGGAGGAGGCGGCGGCGCTGGAGGGGGCTTCCCGCTGGCAGATCCTCTGGCGGGTAGTGGTGCCGGTCAACCGCGGGGCGCTGGGGGCGCTGGCCATCCTCTTCTTCATCCAGAACTGGAACGAGTACTTCTGGCCGCTGCTGGTCGCCCGCGACCGGGCCACCACCCTGCCCCTGGGGCTGGCCCGGTTCGTCAGCGCCGAGGGGGGCACCCTCTTCGGCCCTCTGATGGCGGCGGCCACCATGGCCACGGTGCCAGCCATGGCCCTGTTCCTGGCGGCCCAGCGCGAGATCGTCGGCACGTACACCATGTCGGGGCTGAAGGGATGA
- a CDS encoding sugar ABC transporter permease, giving the protein MTRAQAAGWALRRPRSWEATGRGPLGYLYAIPALVVLLVFTYWPVLRTVELSLFRWNLIAPTRTYLGLENYRDLARSAEFWGAVWTTLKYFGAVLPLAAGVPLAVAVCLLALSRRLQPVLKLALFSPSVVSFAVGSMVWLWILNPIHGVANRALALAGLPGRSWLSDPDWALWAIVVLMAWKSFGYNLVIYLAGLAAIPAEYLDAAAADGASAWQTFRHVVWPLLSPTTLFVGLSTLIATAQHTFTPIQILTAGGPNRSTTNLVYLIYDYGFQFFQTGLASAVAVVMFVAFLGATWAQFRLLERFVHYEG; this is encoded by the coding sequence GTGACGCGCGCCCAGGCCGCCGGGTGGGCTCTGCGCCGACCCCGCAGCTGGGAGGCCACGGGGAGGGGCCCCCTGGGCTACCTGTACGCAATTCCGGCGCTGGTGGTGCTGCTGGTGTTCACCTACTGGCCGGTCCTCCGGACCGTTGAGCTCAGCCTCTTCCGCTGGAACCTCATCGCGCCCACACGCACCTACCTGGGGCTGGAGAACTACCGGGACCTGGCGCGCTCCGCGGAGTTCTGGGGCGCCGTCTGGACCACCCTCAAGTACTTCGGTGCCGTGCTCCCTCTGGCCGCCGGCGTCCCCCTGGCCGTGGCGGTGTGCCTGCTGGCGCTCTCCCGCCGGCTGCAGCCGGTCCTCAAGCTGGCCCTGTTCTCGCCGTCCGTGGTCTCCTTCGCGGTGGGCAGCATGGTCTGGCTGTGGATCCTCAATCCCATCCACGGGGTGGCCAACCGGGCCCTGGCGCTGGCGGGGTTGCCCGGGCGCTCCTGGCTCAGCGACCCGGACTGGGCCCTCTGGGCCATCGTGGTGCTCATGGCCTGGAAGAGCTTCGGGTACAACTTGGTGATCTACCTGGCCGGGCTGGCCGCGATCCCCGCCGAGTACCTGGACGCCGCGGCTGCGGACGGCGCCTCGGCCTGGCAGACCTTCCGCCACGTGGTCTGGCCCCTCCTCTCGCCGACGACGCTGTTCGTCGGTCTCAGCACGCTCATCGCCACGGCCCAGCACACCTTCACGCCCATCCAGATCCTCACCGCCGGCGGCCCCAATCGTAGCACGACCAACCTGGTCTACCTGATCTACGACTACGGGTTCCAGTTCTTCCAGACCGGACTGGCCTCGGCGGTGGCGGTGGTGATGTTCGTCGCCTTCCTGGGGGCGACGTGGGCGCAGTTCCGGCTGCTGGAGCGGTTCGTCCACTATGAGGGTTAA
- a CDS encoding sugar phosphate isomerase/epimerase family protein has protein sequence MPSGPGLAVSQFAVLTEPIGAGLQALARTGIPALEIFMEGPQWWAADAFEEVRRARSAFAGPVSLHPPAWDVNIASYTAPVREAALGVYRQALEWAHRLEAAYVVVHVGWRGDPSLPRPACLRRAEEAIGILAPLAREAGVVLAVENVGWHGQEVCDQEEFTALAARLPDTAGVLLDVGHAYLAGWDLPEAFRTLASRLVAVHLHDNDGVADRHLPIGDGTIGWAALHPVLHALPARCQCVLEYAPGTALDRLREGAALLARWLAR, from the coding sequence ATGCCCAGCGGGCCCGGCCTGGCCGTGTCGCAGTTTGCCGTCCTCACCGAGCCGATCGGGGCGGGGCTGCAGGCGCTGGCACGGACCGGCATCCCGGCGCTCGAGATCTTCATGGAAGGCCCCCAGTGGTGGGCTGCCGACGCCTTCGAGGAGGTGCGGCGGGCGCGGTCCGCCTTCGCCGGCCCCGTCTCCCTCCACCCGCCCGCCTGGGACGTGAACATCGCCAGCTACACCGCGCCCGTCCGCGAGGCCGCGCTGGGCGTCTACCGCCAGGCCCTGGAGTGGGCGCACCGGCTGGAGGCCGCCTACGTCGTGGTGCACGTCGGCTGGCGGGGCGACCCCAGCCTGCCGCGGCCTGCCTGCCTGCGACGGGCGGAGGAGGCCATCGGGATCCTGGCCCCGCTGGCCCGCGAGGCCGGCGTGGTGCTGGCGGTGGAGAACGTGGGCTGGCACGGGCAGGAGGTCTGCGACCAGGAGGAGTTCACAGCCCTGGCTGCCCGGCTGCCTGACACGGCGGGGGTCCTCCTGGACGTGGGCCACGCCTACCTGGCGGGGTGGGACCTCCCCGAGGCCTTCCGCACCCTTGCGTCCCGCCTCGTGGCCGTGCACCTGCACGACAACGACGGCGTCGCCGACCGGCACCTGCCCATCGGCGACGGGACCATCGGGTGGGCCGCGCTCCACCCGGTGCTGCACGCGCTGCCGGCGCGCTGTCAGTGCGTCCTCGAGTACGCGCCCGGCACGGCCCTGGACCGGCTGCGGGAGGGCGCGGCACTGCTGGCCCGGTGGCTGGCCCGGTGA
- a CDS encoding ABC transporter substrate-binding protein gives MRSTRGIGVVLAMALALLLPGVWGVRPTGGAPAGGITIEYWHIFSETFGGPVLRSVVSRFNESQGSVRVVERLQPGGYIGLLQSLQAAIAARTPPAVAVIGYNFTEFVIDTFPHKPAQEFPGWKELLAGFAPRVVAFGQKHGRQHGIPYSLSVPVMFYNADLFRAAGLDPDRPPATWEEVLQAALAIRARTGKFGVFLWNRDTFVIQSLVESAGGAFMSLDNRRVTVNAPANREALQFYSDLVNVHRVTPLATSDEAQASFLRGEIAMHVASIANLENFQRSARFTLRTAAFPTFGTRPRRVVAGGNNLFVFALDPRQQEAAWKLIRYLVSADGLSRWTTGLGYLSPLRRMVEAQKVRPLNPLARPALETLDAVVRWTNFPGSQGPQAERAILDAVTAILSGRTPVAQALDEAQARITDLVGR, from the coding sequence ATGAGGTCGACACGCGGCATCGGGGTGGTGCTGGCCATGGCGCTGGCGCTGTTGCTCCCGGGGGTCTGGGGGGTGCGACCGACCGGGGGGGCGCCGGCAGGCGGCATCACCATCGAGTACTGGCACATCTTCTCCGAGACCTTCGGCGGCCCGGTCCTGCGCAGCGTCGTGAGCCGGTTCAACGAGTCCCAGGGCAGCGTGCGCGTCGTCGAGCGCCTGCAGCCGGGCGGCTACATCGGCCTGCTGCAGAGCCTCCAGGCTGCCATCGCCGCCCGGACCCCTCCGGCCGTGGCCGTGATCGGCTACAACTTCACGGAGTTCGTCATCGACACCTTTCCACACAAGCCCGCCCAGGAGTTCCCGGGCTGGAAGGAGCTGCTGGCCGGGTTCGCGCCCCGGGTGGTGGCCTTCGGGCAGAAGCACGGGCGGCAGCACGGCATCCCCTACAGCCTGAGCGTCCCCGTCATGTTCTACAACGCGGACCTCTTCCGGGCCGCCGGCCTGGACCCTGACCGCCCCCCGGCGACGTGGGAAGAGGTGCTCCAGGCGGCTCTGGCCATTCGGGCCAGGACGGGCAAGTTCGGGGTCTTCCTGTGGAACCGGGACACGTTCGTCATCCAGTCGCTGGTGGAGTCCGCCGGGGGCGCGTTCATGAGCCTCGACAACCGCCGGGTGACGGTGAACGCCCCGGCCAACCGCGAGGCGCTCCAGTTCTACAGCGACCTGGTCAACGTCCACCGGGTCACGCCGCTGGCCACCTCCGACGAAGCGCAGGCGAGCTTCCTGCGCGGAGAGATCGCCATGCACGTGGCCTCCATCGCCAACCTGGAGAACTTCCAGCGCAGCGCGCGCTTCACGCTCCGGACGGCGGCCTTCCCCACCTTCGGGACGCGCCCGCGCCGCGTCGTCGCCGGCGGCAACAACCTCTTCGTCTTCGCCCTCGACCCGCGGCAGCAGGAGGCCGCGTGGAAGCTGATCCGCTACCTGGTCTCCGCGGACGGGTTGAGCCGGTGGACCACCGGGCTGGGGTACCTCTCCCCGCTGCGGCGCATGGTGGAGGCGCAGAAGGTGCGCCCCCTCAACCCGCTGGCCCGGCCGGCTCTGGAGACGCTGGACGCCGTGGTGCGGTGGACCAACTTCCCCGGCAGCCAGGGGCCCCAGGCCGAGCGCGCCATCCTCGACGCGGTGACGGCCATCCTGAGCGGCCGCACGCCCGTCGCCCAGGCCCTGGACGAGGCGCAGGCGCGCATCACCGACCTGGTCGGGCGCTGA
- a CDS encoding SDR family NAD(P)-dependent oxidoreductase produces MTLAGRVALVTGAGRGIGRGIALRLARDGGAVVVADIEEDSAAGVAAEITRAGGRAIATRLDVRDEASIARACRDAREALGPIDILVNNAGVYRRTPLLGFPLEDWHQSLAVNLTGPLLCARAVVPDMLARGQGTIVNMASISSKTAFGQDVAYVASKTGLLGLTRALAVELAPHRITVNAVCPGNIHTRMLEEVDAAVTARDGRAPGTFLRERPGQIPLGRLGTPEDVAGVVAFLCGPDGAYITGHAIHVDGGLVMT; encoded by the coding sequence GTGACGCTGGCGGGGCGGGTCGCCCTGGTGACGGGAGCCGGTCGGGGGATCGGCCGGGGGATCGCGCTGCGGCTGGCGCGGGACGGGGGGGCCGTGGTCGTGGCGGATATCGAGGAAGACAGCGCCGCGGGCGTGGCCGCGGAGATCACCCGCGCCGGCGGGCGGGCCATCGCGACCCGGCTCGATGTGCGCGACGAGGCGAGCATCGCCCGGGCCTGCCGCGACGCCCGGGAGGCGCTGGGGCCCATCGACATCCTGGTCAATAACGCCGGAGTCTACCGCCGCACGCCCCTGCTGGGCTTCCCCCTGGAGGACTGGCACCAGAGCCTGGCGGTCAACCTCACGGGTCCGCTGCTGTGCGCACGCGCGGTGGTCCCGGATATGCTCGCCCGCGGGCAGGGCACCATCGTCAACATGGCCTCCATCTCCAGCAAGACGGCCTTCGGCCAAGACGTGGCCTACGTGGCGTCCAAGACCGGGCTCCTGGGCCTGACCCGGGCGTTGGCGGTCGAGCTGGCGCCGCATCGCATCACGGTGAACGCCGTCTGCCCGGGCAACATTCACACCCGCATGTTGGAAGAGGTGGACGCCGCGGTCACGGCGCGCGACGGGCGGGCGCCAGGGACGTTCCTGCGGGAGCGGCCGGGACAGATCCCGCTGGGGCGCCTGGGGACGCCCGAGGACGTGGCCGGCGTGGTGGCCTTCCTGTGCGGACCGGACGGGGCCTACATCACCGGCCACGCCATCCACGTGGACGGCGGGTTGGTGATGACCTGA
- a CDS encoding IclR family transcriptional regulator → MRTRTLERALAVIEALVASEGPLGVSELTRVLRLDKATVFRILAAWSRRGYVRQDPQTRRYDLDAGLLTLSARVLSRMDLPQRARPYLAALVTRTGQSAHLAVLAPENPLWTVYVGQEKGPSRVQVDIGIGHVAPAHCTAVGKALLAGLPPDRLRAVLADARLTKFTPKTRVTLPSLERHLAVVRRQGYAVDDEEFHRNIRCIAAPVRGRGGEVVASIGISGIAADIPSGRIPPLARVVVETAARLSEELGHPAGRTGGRRHLTADRWRTGSGRGAGRRRPVGGRR, encoded by the coding sequence GTGCGCACGCGGACGTTGGAGCGGGCGCTGGCGGTCATCGAGGCGCTGGTGGCCAGCGAGGGGCCGCTGGGGGTGTCCGAGCTGACCCGCGTCCTGCGCCTGGACAAGGCCACGGTCTTCCGTATCCTGGCGGCCTGGAGCCGGCGGGGCTACGTGCGCCAGGACCCGCAGACTCGCCGGTACGACCTGGACGCCGGCCTGCTGACCCTGTCGGCGCGGGTGCTCTCCCGCATGGACCTCCCCCAGCGCGCGCGGCCGTACCTGGCCGCGTTGGTGACGCGGACCGGGCAGAGCGCCCACCTGGCGGTGCTGGCGCCAGAGAACCCGCTGTGGACCGTCTACGTCGGCCAGGAGAAGGGGCCCTCCCGCGTCCAGGTGGACATCGGCATCGGTCACGTCGCCCCCGCGCACTGCACCGCCGTGGGCAAGGCCCTGCTGGCGGGTCTGCCGCCGGACAGGCTGCGCGCCGTGCTGGCCGACGCCCGACTGACCAAGTTCACACCCAAGACCCGCGTGACGCTGCCGTCGCTGGAGCGGCACCTGGCGGTCGTTCGCCGCCAGGGCTACGCCGTGGACGACGAGGAGTTCCACCGCAACATCCGCTGCATCGCCGCGCCGGTCCGGGGCAGGGGTGGCGAGGTCGTGGCCTCCATCGGGATCTCGGGGATCGCGGCCGACATCCCGTCCGGGCGGATCCCGCCGCTGGCCCGGGTGGTGGTGGAAACGGCGGCGCGCCTCTCTGAGGAGCTGGGTCACCCGGCCGGCCGGACGGGTGGGCGGCGCCACCTGACGGCGGACCGGTGGCGGACAGGGAGCGGTCGGGGGGCCGGCCGCCGGCGCCCGGTCGGAGGGCGTCGGTGA